The following coding sequences lie in one Streptomyces sp. NBC_00510 genomic window:
- a CDS encoding TetR/AcrR family transcriptional regulator, translating into MGRVSKAQAQENRQHVVATASRMFREKGTAVSIADLMKAVGLTHGAFYKQFTSKEDLVDTAIAHAFADPAAHSPVTPEEQTEDPEAARRTLIEQYLSIWHRDHAGDGCPVSGFAADLGRDFDQAARSQQAYIKGVRNRAARLATGDDDGMAQLCTMVGALVLARATRGNPISEELLQAARTALAKNVSGRSDTAVAQ; encoded by the coding sequence GTGGGCCGCGTGTCCAAGGCGCAAGCACAGGAGAACCGGCAGCACGTCGTGGCCACCGCCTCCCGGATGTTCCGTGAGAAGGGCACCGCGGTCAGCATCGCCGACCTGATGAAAGCCGTCGGGCTCACCCATGGCGCGTTCTACAAGCAGTTCACTTCCAAGGAGGACCTGGTCGACACCGCCATCGCCCACGCCTTCGCGGATCCGGCGGCGCACTCACCGGTGACGCCCGAGGAACAGACCGAGGACCCCGAGGCCGCCCGCAGGACGCTGATCGAGCAGTACCTCTCGATCTGGCACCGCGATCACGCCGGCGACGGCTGCCCCGTCTCCGGATTCGCCGCCGACCTGGGGCGCGACTTCGACCAGGCCGCCCGCTCCCAGCAGGCTTACATCAAGGGTGTACGGAACCGCGCCGCTCGGCTGGCCACCGGCGACGACGACGGCATGGCCCAGCTCTGCACCATGGTCGGTGCCCTTGTCCTTGCCCGCGCCACCCGGGGCAACCCGATCTCCGAAGAGCTACTGCAGGCCGCACGCACCGCTCTCGCCAAGAACGTCAGCGGACGGTCCGACACGGCCGTAGCGCAGTGA
- a CDS encoding 50S ribosome-binding GTPase, whose protein sequence is MLTERVDALSELLGLSRTRVSHEALDGAGELLERVGDRRRLSADHTVVALAGATGSGKSSLFNALTGLELSRIGVRRPTTSAPVACAWDPRGASGLLDRLGIGPKARFARHSALDAVAERTDDGPAGLVLLDLPDHDSAATAHRDQVDRVLKLVDVIVWVLDPEKYADAALHERYLRPLAGHADVTVVVLNQIDRLPEEAVEQVLDDLRRLLDDDGLAVGEHGEDGAMVLATSALNGDGVPELRAAIGQVVAERAAASRRLSADVDGLAERLRPLYVAEGMTGLTDRSREDFTASLAHAVGAAAAGRVAERTWARAAEEACGTPWRRLRRGRGVGLRDGALDGRRPALSASRASVDEAVRAVAAEAVEGLPAPWAQAVREAARRGGRTLPEALDATVERVAPDEPLRPRWWTVVGTAQWLLALLATVALASGIVTAAGALRLPWWLPPALLAVGALGGPLLTRVSRFAARGPARRHGQAAERRMADAAADCGRARVLEPLAAELLRYREVREQYGVLSGNHFRVTELSTTGQ, encoded by the coding sequence GTGCTCACAGAGCGGGTGGACGCCCTGTCGGAACTGCTCGGGCTGTCGCGCACCCGCGTGAGCCACGAGGCGCTCGACGGGGCCGGGGAACTGCTGGAACGGGTCGGCGACCGGCGCCGGCTCTCCGCGGACCACACGGTGGTGGCGCTGGCGGGGGCGACGGGCAGCGGGAAGTCGTCCCTGTTCAACGCGCTGACCGGCCTGGAACTGTCGCGGATCGGCGTCCGCCGGCCCACCACCTCGGCGCCGGTCGCCTGTGCCTGGGACCCCCGGGGCGCCTCCGGGCTGCTGGACCGGCTCGGCATCGGCCCCAAGGCGCGGTTCGCCCGGCACAGCGCCCTGGACGCGGTGGCGGAACGGACGGACGACGGGCCCGCCGGCCTGGTCCTGCTCGACCTGCCGGACCACGACTCGGCGGCGACCGCCCACCGCGACCAGGTGGACCGGGTGCTGAAGCTCGTCGACGTGATCGTGTGGGTGCTCGACCCGGAGAAGTACGCGGACGCGGCGCTGCACGAGCGCTACCTGCGGCCGCTGGCCGGGCACGCCGACGTGACCGTCGTCGTCCTCAACCAGATCGACCGGCTCCCGGAGGAGGCCGTCGAGCAGGTCCTGGACGACCTGCGGCGGCTGCTCGACGACGACGGGCTCGCCGTCGGCGAGCACGGCGAGGACGGCGCCATGGTGCTGGCCACCTCGGCGCTGAACGGTGACGGCGTGCCGGAGCTGCGGGCGGCCATCGGCCAGGTCGTGGCGGAGCGCGCGGCTGCGAGCCGGCGGTTGTCCGCGGACGTGGACGGGCTCGCCGAGCGGCTGCGGCCGCTGTACGTCGCCGAGGGGATGACGGGGCTCACCGACCGGTCCCGCGAGGACTTCACGGCGAGCCTCGCCCACGCCGTGGGCGCCGCGGCGGCGGGCCGGGTGGCGGAGCGCACCTGGGCCAGGGCCGCCGAGGAGGCGTGCGGCACTCCGTGGCGGCGGCTGCGCCGCGGACGCGGCGTCGGTCTGCGCGACGGCGCCCTCGACGGCCGCCGTCCGGCGCTGTCGGCGTCCCGTGCGTCGGTCGACGAGGCGGTGCGCGCGGTCGCGGCGGAGGCCGTCGAGGGGTTGCCCGCTCCCTGGGCGCAGGCGGTACGGGAAGCCGCGCGCCGCGGTGGCCGCACGCTCCCGGAGGCGCTGGACGCGACGGTGGAGCGGGTGGCGCCGGACGAGCCGCTGCGCCCCCGGTGGTGGACGGTGGTCGGTACGGCGCAGTGGCTGCTGGCGCTGCTCGCGACGGTGGCGCTGGCGTCGGGGATCGTGACGGCGGCAGGCGCGTTGCGGCTGCCGTGGTGGCTGCCGCCCGCGCTGCTGGCCGTGGGCGCACTGGGCGGTCCGCTGCTCACCCGGGTGAGCCGGTTCGCGGCCCGCGGCCCGGCCCGGCGGCACGGCCAGGCCGCGGAGCGGCGGATGGCCGACGCGGCGGCCGACTGCGGGCGGGCGCGGGTGCTGGAACCGCTGGCGGCGGAATTGCTGCGCTACCGGGAAGTGCGGGAACAGTACGGGGTGCTCTCTGGAAACCACTTCCGGGTGACGGAGTTGTCCACAACAGGCCAGTAA
- a CDS encoding dynamin family protein, with protein sequence MGHSATVAILDVRPELLDALSALRDRVADARFPLPLPGAERARRTRQELLAQLDDYLVPRLKAPEAPLLAVVGGSTGAGKSTLVNSLIGRRVSDAGVLRPTTRTPVLVCHPQDRAWFADPRVLPGLARAWAPRPRTAADADGEERPDGNDEEREAEETRLWLRLETDDTLPRGLALLDAPDIDSLVSRNRELAAELLCAADIWILVTTASRYADAVPWHLLRTAKEYDVTLATVLDRVPHQIAEDVSQHYAALLTRAGLGDVPRFTVPELPESAGAGGLLPHTAVAALGSWLAHCAEDPAARHQAARRTVSGVLGSLGNRLPELAGASAAQHAAAVRLTRHVDKAYDEAESRVQEAVGAGALLAGDALASWRGYPDCGPAALLCALAESLAVQLRTEVATADERTLDAWRGDRAGAVLTEDADPEAAADDAAERIEDAVDTWGFTVNRLAHQSVHGSAEGVDPQHAAALIAVAVLGGRKGTVAGERLASLVGAQAALRAGDRAREELDRLVGDVLDAERELRALPVDALDVTAAQQASLIAELSVVQKSYGLQER encoded by the coding sequence ATGGGGCATTCTGCCACTGTGGCGATCTTGGATGTACGGCCCGAACTCCTCGACGCGCTGTCGGCGCTGCGCGACCGCGTCGCGGACGCGCGCTTTCCCCTCCCCCTTCCCGGAGCCGAGCGGGCCCGCCGCACACGTCAAGAGCTGCTGGCGCAGCTCGACGACTACCTGGTGCCCCGGCTGAAGGCGCCCGAAGCGCCGCTGCTGGCCGTGGTGGGCGGTTCGACGGGAGCGGGGAAGTCCACGCTCGTGAACTCGCTGATCGGGCGGCGGGTGAGTGACGCGGGCGTGCTGCGTCCCACGACGCGCACACCGGTGCTGGTGTGCCACCCCCAGGACCGCGCGTGGTTCGCCGATCCGCGGGTGCTGCCGGGCCTGGCCCGCGCCTGGGCACCGCGCCCCAGGACCGCGGCCGACGCCGACGGGGAGGAGAGGCCGGACGGGAACGACGAGGAACGCGAGGCGGAGGAGACCAGGCTGTGGCTGCGCCTGGAGACCGACGACACGCTGCCGCGCGGACTCGCCCTGCTGGACGCGCCCGACATCGACTCCCTCGTCTCCCGCAACCGCGAGCTCGCCGCAGAACTGCTCTGCGCGGCCGACATCTGGATCCTGGTGACCACCGCGTCGCGCTACGCCGACGCCGTGCCCTGGCACCTGCTGCGTACGGCCAAGGAGTACGACGTCACCCTGGCCACCGTCCTGGACCGGGTGCCGCACCAGATCGCCGAGGACGTCTCGCAGCACTACGCGGCCCTGCTGACCCGGGCCGGGCTCGGGGACGTGCCGCGGTTCACCGTCCCGGAACTGCCCGAGTCCGCGGGGGCCGGCGGGCTGCTGCCGCACACCGCGGTGGCGGCGCTCGGCAGCTGGCTCGCGCACTGCGCCGAGGACCCGGCCGCGCGGCACCAGGCGGCACGGCGCACCGTGTCCGGGGTGCTCGGCTCGCTCGGCAACCGGCTCCCGGAGCTGGCCGGCGCCTCGGCCGCGCAGCACGCCGCCGCGGTACGTCTGACCCGCCACGTGGACAAGGCCTACGACGAGGCCGAGTCGCGCGTGCAGGAGGCCGTCGGCGCCGGGGCGCTGCTCGCCGGGGACGCCCTGGCCAGCTGGCGCGGCTACCCCGACTGCGGTCCTGCGGCCCTGCTGTGCGCCCTCGCCGAGAGCCTGGCGGTCCAGCTGCGCACCGAGGTCGCGACGGCGGACGAGCGGACCCTCGACGCCTGGCGTGGCGACCGCGCGGGCGCCGTCCTGACGGAGGACGCCGACCCGGAGGCGGCCGCCGACGACGCCGCCGAGCGGATCGAGGACGCCGTCGACACCTGGGGGTTCACGGTGAACCGCCTCGCGCACCAGTCGGTGCACGGCAGCGCGGAGGGCGTCGACCCGCAGCACGCGGCGGCACTGATCGCGGTCGCCGTGCTCGGCGGCCGCAAGGGCACGGTCGCGGGCGAGCGGCTCGCCTCCCTGGTCGGCGCGCAGGCGGCGCTGCGGGCGGGCGACCGGGCGCGCGAGGAGCTGGACCGGCTCGTCGGCGACGTGCTCGACGCGGAGCGGGAACTGCGGGCGCTCCCGGTGGACGCGCTGGATGTGACGGCGGCCCAGCAGGCGTCGCTGATCGCGGAGCTTTCGGTCGTGCAGAAGTCGTACGGACTCCAGGAGAGGTGA
- a CDS encoding SDR family oxidoreductase → MLLEHKTAVVYGAGGAVGRTVARTFGREGARVFLTGRRLAGLKELAEEIESAGGRADVAQVDALDREAVERHAAEVVRTTGRLDVSVNAVSIRGDLQGTPLTGMSVDDFLTPITTAATANFVTATTAARYMAEQGSGVIVTFSTAAAHLSGRDQGFHATGGFGVACGAVELLSRHLAGEVGPRGVRVVCLRPDGIPEAWVSWGMIDDAEPDPEDSPTVKAYMERGTALRRLPKLAEVAETAAFMASDRAGAITGTVVNLSCGSVSG, encoded by the coding sequence ATGCTGCTGGAGCACAAGACCGCAGTCGTCTACGGCGCGGGCGGTGCGGTCGGGCGGACCGTGGCCCGGACCTTCGGCCGCGAGGGAGCACGGGTCTTCCTCACCGGTCGCAGGCTCGCCGGGCTGAAGGAGCTGGCCGAGGAAATCGAGTCCGCCGGCGGCCGGGCCGACGTCGCGCAGGTCGACGCGCTCGACCGGGAGGCGGTCGAGCGGCACGCCGCCGAGGTGGTCCGGACGACGGGCCGGCTCGACGTCTCCGTGAACGCGGTCAGCATCCGCGGTGACCTGCAGGGCACGCCACTGACCGGTATGTCCGTGGACGACTTCCTGACGCCGATCACCACCGCGGCCACCGCCAACTTCGTCACCGCGACGACCGCGGCCCGGTACATGGCCGAACAGGGCTCGGGCGTCATCGTGACCTTCTCCACGGCGGCAGCCCACCTCTCCGGCCGGGACCAGGGCTTCCACGCCACCGGGGGCTTCGGTGTCGCCTGCGGCGCCGTGGAACTGCTCTCCCGGCACCTGGCCGGTGAGGTCGGACCGCGCGGCGTACGTGTCGTCTGCCTGCGTCCGGACGGCATCCCGGAGGCCTGGGTGTCCTGGGGCATGATCGACGACGCCGAGCCCGATCCCGAGGACAGCCCCACGGTGAAGGCCTACATGGAACGCGGCACGGCGCTGCGCCGGCTGCCGAAGCTGGCCGAAGTCGCGGAGACGGCCGCTTTCATGGCCTCCGACCGGGCGGGCGCCATCACGGGAACCGTGGTCAACCTCAGCTGCGGATCCGTCAGCGGCTGA
- a CDS encoding Cys-Gln thioester bond-forming surface protein, with amino-acid sequence MFTVRRRGAARLAVAMVASGLLAAGSIAVAGSAIADDATPTAPGATATLGGLKTFGEAVINEGGKEDPVSAGLFEMSVEGGGTIQTYCIDLHNPTQDNAAYKEVSWDESSLHDNADAGKINWILQNSYPQVNDLAALQKTAALSGPLTDKLAAAGTQVAIWRFSDKADVTAVDPVAEELADWLEDHAKDLREPAASLTLDPPAVSGKAGDLLGPITVHTNASTVQVSPAPSNPSGVKVTDKNGTAVTSAKDGDEVYFDVEAGTPDGTTSLTATANTKLPVGRAFTGVNSTTQVQILAGSSDSSVSATATGTWAAKGPIPAVSAEVNCAKNGLDVTAANEGDKPFTFTLADKEYTVEAGKSETITVPVAEDQHYKVTITGPEGFEKTFEGVLDCETAGNGGGTPSSSPSPATAGGSEGTGDTGSTTGGDLAETGSSSATPVIAGIAIALVVLGGGAVFFLRKKKAAPSAE; translated from the coding sequence ATGTTCACTGTACGGAGGCGGGGAGCTGCCCGTCTTGCCGTAGCGATGGTGGCCTCAGGCCTCCTCGCCGCGGGTTCCATAGCCGTTGCCGGGTCCGCCATCGCGGACGACGCGACCCCCACCGCGCCCGGTGCGACGGCGACGCTCGGCGGTCTGAAGACCTTCGGCGAGGCCGTCATCAATGAAGGCGGCAAGGAGGACCCGGTCAGCGCCGGACTCTTCGAGATGTCCGTCGAGGGCGGTGGCACGATCCAGACGTACTGCATCGACCTGCACAACCCGACCCAGGACAACGCCGCCTACAAGGAGGTCTCCTGGGACGAGTCGAGCCTCCACGACAACGCGGACGCCGGCAAGATCAACTGGATTCTGCAGAACTCCTACCCGCAGGTGAACGACCTCGCGGCGCTGCAGAAGACCGCGGCCCTGTCCGGCCCCCTCACCGACAAGCTCGCCGCCGCGGGTACCCAGGTGGCCATCTGGCGCTTCTCCGACAAGGCCGACGTGACGGCGGTCGACCCGGTCGCCGAGGAGCTCGCGGACTGGCTGGAGGACCACGCCAAGGACCTCCGGGAGCCCGCGGCGTCGCTGACCCTCGACCCGCCGGCGGTCTCCGGCAAGGCCGGTGACCTGCTCGGTCCGATCACCGTCCACACCAACGCCTCCACCGTCCAGGTGAGCCCCGCGCCCAGCAACCCCTCCGGCGTCAAGGTCACCGACAAGAACGGCACCGCGGTCACCTCCGCCAAGGACGGCGACGAGGTCTACTTCGACGTCGAGGCCGGCACCCCCGACGGCACGACCTCGCTGACCGCCACCGCGAACACCAAGCTCCCGGTCGGCCGCGCGTTCACGGGCGTCAACAGCACCACGCAGGTCCAGATCCTCGCCGGCTCCAGCGACAGCTCCGTCTCCGCGACGGCCACCGGCACCTGGGCCGCCAAGGGCCCGATCCCGGCGGTCTCCGCCGAGGTCAACTGCGCCAAGAACGGCCTGGACGTGACGGCCGCCAACGAGGGTGACAAGCCGTTCACCTTCACGCTGGCCGACAAGGAGTACACGGTCGAGGCCGGAAAGTCCGAGACCATCACCGTGCCGGTGGCCGAGGACCAGCACTACAAGGTCACCATCACCGGCCCCGAGGGCTTCGAGAAGACCTTCGAGGGCGTCCTCGACTGCGAGACCGCCGGCAACGGCGGTGGCACCCCGTCCTCCTCGCCCAGCCCGGCCACGGCCGGCGGCTCCGAGGGCACCGGTGACACCGGCTCCACCACCGGCGGCGACCTCGCCGAGACCGGTTCGAGCAGCGCCACCCCGGTGATCGCCGGCATCGCGATCGCCCTGGTCGTCCTCGGTGGCGGCGCGGTCTTCTTCCTCCGCAAGAAGAAGGCGGCCCCGTCCGCCGAGTGA
- the ssb gene encoding single-stranded DNA-binding protein yields MNETLVTVVGNVATRPEFRKTPTGVPVARFRLATTARRWDRERGGWSDGHTSFYTVWAWRQLGENVVASVGVGEPLLVQGRLRVREEERDGQRWISADVDAIACGHDLTRGTSAFRRVSVGRPELMVPNSAAGAGEPLADPLAALSG; encoded by the coding sequence ATGAACGAGACACTGGTCACCGTCGTGGGGAATGTCGCGACCAGGCCGGAATTCCGGAAGACGCCCACGGGCGTGCCGGTCGCCAGGTTCCGGCTGGCGACGACCGCGCGCCGCTGGGACCGGGAGCGCGGCGGCTGGTCCGACGGGCACACCAGCTTCTACACGGTGTGGGCCTGGCGGCAGCTGGGGGAGAACGTGGTGGCATCGGTCGGGGTCGGCGAACCGCTGCTCGTCCAGGGACGCCTGAGGGTGCGTGAGGAGGAGCGCGACGGCCAGCGCTGGATCTCCGCCGACGTCGACGCGATCGCCTGCGGCCACGATCTGACGCGCGGCACCTCGGCGTTCCGGCGGGTGTCCGTGGGCCGCCCGGAACTGATGGTTCCGAATTCCGCCGCGGGTGCCGGGGAGCCGCTCGCTGATCCGCTGGCCGCCCTGTCCGGATAA
- a CDS encoding DNA-directed RNA polymerase subunit alpha, translating into MLIAQRPSLTEEVVDEFRSRFVIEPLEPGFGYTLGNSLRRTLLSSIPGAAVTSIRVDGVLHEFTTVPGVKEDVTDLILNIKQLVVSSEHDEPVVMYLRKQGPGVVTAADIAPPAGVEVHNPDLVLATLNGKGKLEVELTVERGRGYVSAVQNKQQGQEIGRIPVDSIYSPVLKVTYKVEATRVEQRTDFDKLIVDVETKQAMRPRDAMASAGKTLVELFGLARELNVDAEGIDMGPSPTDAALAADMALPIEELELTVRSYNCLKREGVHSVGELLARSEADLLDIRNFGAKSIDEVKAKLAGLGLALKDSPPGFDPTAAAFGADDGADAGFVETEQY; encoded by the coding sequence GTGCTGATTGCTCAGCGTCCCTCACTGACCGAAGAGGTCGTCGACGAGTTCCGTTCCCGGTTCGTGATCGAGCCGCTGGAGCCGGGCTTCGGCTACACCCTCGGCAACTCGCTCCGCCGCACCCTCCTGTCGTCGATCCCGGGTGCCGCCGTCACCTCGATCCGGGTCGACGGCGTCCTGCACGAGTTCACCACCGTGCCGGGTGTCAAGGAGGACGTCACCGACCTCATCCTCAACATCAAGCAGCTCGTCGTCTCCTCGGAGCACGACGAGCCCGTCGTGATGTACCTGCGCAAGCAGGGCCCCGGCGTCGTCACCGCCGCCGACATCGCGCCCCCGGCCGGAGTCGAGGTGCACAACCCCGACCTCGTCCTGGCCACCCTGAACGGCAAGGGCAAGCTGGAGGTGGAGCTGACCGTCGAGCGCGGTCGCGGCTACGTCTCGGCCGTCCAGAACAAGCAGCAGGGCCAGGAGATCGGCCGCATCCCGGTCGACTCCATCTACAGCCCCGTGCTCAAGGTCACCTACAAGGTCGAGGCGACCCGTGTCGAGCAGCGCACCGACTTCGACAAGCTGATCGTCGACGTCGAGACCAAGCAGGCCATGCGTCCCCGCGACGCCATGGCCTCGGCCGGCAAGACCCTCGTCGAGCTGTTCGGTCTCGCCCGCGAGCTGAACGTCGACGCCGAGGGCATCGACATGGGCCCGTCCCCCACGGACGCCGCGCTCGCCGCCGACATGGCGCTGCCGATCGAGGAGCTCGAGCTCACCGTCCGTTCCTACAACTGCCTCAAGCGCGAGGGCGTTCACTCGGTGGGTGAGCTGCTGGCGCGCTCCGAGGCCGACCTGCTCGACATCCGCAACTTCGGTGCGAAGTCGATCGACGAGGTCAAGGCGAAGCTGGCCGGCCTGGGCCTGGCCCTCAAGGACAGCCCGCCCGGATTCGACCCGACCGCCGCCGCCTTCGGCGCGGACGACGGCGCGGACGCCGGTTTCGTGGAGACCGAACAGTACTGA